The DNA window TATTATTTGCGGTAGCAAATGTTTCTGCTAATGTAGCTGTTTCACCAACTAGTGAAATCAAGTAGTCATTCGGAATAATCATCAGCGCATCGATTGTATCTTTCAACTCGGTTATTCCTTGTTCCGCAATTTTAACCCGGTTTATTTCAAACTTGAACGGTTTGGTTACTACTCCAACGGTTAGAATGCCGAGTTCTTTTGCCAGTTTCGCAATTACCGGCAATGCTCCGGTACCGGTTCCGCCACCTAACCCTGCAGCGAGAAAAACGATATTCGCACCAAGTAATGCATCTCGAATTAGGTCGAGTGATTCTTCAGCAGCTTTTTTCCCGAGTTCGGGATCGCCACCCGCACCTAATCCACGGGTAACCGTTTCTCCGAGCTGGACTTTATATGCAGTTTTCGATTTCAGCAGACTTTGTACATCAGTATTCATAACCATTAACTCGACTCCGCTTAATCCAAAGTCGAGCATCCCGTCAACTGCATTGCATCCAGCACCACCGATACCAATCACTTTAATCTTACCATTACTTTGTGCTTCATTAGAAAACTCTAATATCATGATATCCTCCTTTTACCCTGAACAAAGTCGAAGGTAATAAATTTTTATGTTCGCTGTTTAAAAATTATTTAACCAACCAGAGATTTTATCCCACCACTTCCACCGTCGTAGCGGTTTCTGCAATCGTAATTCATAACCAAATAGCAATAGGCCAACTCCGGTTGAATATATCGGACTACTTACCGGTTCAGTTAATCCCCGGATACCAAAGGGAGCACCGATTCGTATCGGGAGCTGGAACACTTCTTTCGCCAACTCTTTTACCCCGGGCATTAAGGTCACCCCACCGGTCAACACCACACCCGCTGGTCGACGATATCGATGCGGAACATGGTCTAACTGCTCTTTAATCAAAGTATAAATCTCTTCCATCCGGGGTTGAATAATTTCCGCAAGTTTTTTTCGTTCAACCATTTGCGGTTCTCGGCCAACCACATCGTTAATTTCAAATTGTTCTTCATCTCCTACCAAAGCAACATACGCACAGCCATATTTCCGTTTAATATTTTCGGCATCGAATCGAGTTACCCGTAATCCTTCTGCGATATCCTTGGTAATATAATTGCCACCGAGTGGAATAATCTGGGTATGCCGAATCCCATTCTTCCCAAAAATCACTACATCGGTCGTGCCACCACCAATATCCGCCATAATTACACCTAAATCCCGTTCATCATCATTCAGTATTGCACGGCTTGAGGCTAACGGTTGTAATACGATATCTTCTACCTCAACTCCTGCTTGATTAACTGATTTCGCAATATTATTCGCTGAAGTTAAAGCTCCTGTGACCACGTGGATTTCAACATCTAGTCTTGTCCCTGCAAAACCGATGGGATTCTTAATTCCACTCTGTTCGTCTACAATATATTCTTGAACTAAAGTATGAATTATTTCACGACCAGCAGGAGTAACCATTGCCATTGCTTTTTCGCGAGCGCGCGCGACATCTTCTTCCGTTATTCCACGTAAGGGAGCAACCACCTCAATTCCAGCTCGCGCATTCTGACATTGAATATGATTTCCGCTAATGCCGACAATTGCTTTTTTTACTTCAACATTCGCTATATCTTGTGCT is part of the bacterium genome and encodes:
- the ftsA gene encoding cell division protein FtsA; the encoded protein is MAKTKQNLIVGLDIGTTQVRTLIAEIHEDGEMSIIGIGTVPSEGLERGMIVDLESTTRSIQRSVQKAQDIANVEVKKAIVGISGNHIQCQNARAGIEVVAPLRGITEEDVARAREKAMAMVTPAGREIIHTLVQEYIVDEQSGIKNPIGFAGTRLDVEIHVVTGALTSANNIAKSVNQAGVEVEDIVLQPLASSRAILNDDERDLGVIMADIGGGTTDVVIFGKNGIRHTQIIPLGGNYITKDIAEGLRVTRFDAENIKRKYGCAYVALVGDEEQFEINDVVGREPQMVERKKLAEIIQPRMEEIYTLIKEQLDHVPHRYRRPAGVVLTGGVTLMPGVKELAKEVFQLPIRIGAPFGIRGLTEPVSSPIYSTGVGLLLFGYELRLQKPLRRWKWWDKISGWLNNF